Proteins from one Impatiens glandulifera chromosome 2, dImpGla2.1, whole genome shotgun sequence genomic window:
- the LOC124925900 gene encoding abscisic acid 8'-hydroxylase CYP707A1-like, whose product MEKVSTTLVSFLLFLLDLVLEIILIKKKRKVVEPTNDHVKRTSLDLPPGSMGLPYIGETLQLYTRDPNIFFASKQQKYGEIFKTRILGCPCVMLASPESSRFVLVTQAHLFKPTYPKSKMNLIGPSALFFHQGEYHLRLRKLIQYSLSPDTVRNSVTRIASLTNSVLDSWTGLSVVDTFQEMKKLSFEVGILTIFGDLADRYRNELKKNYSILNKGYNSFPTNLPGTPYRKALSARKRLNKILIEIIEERKENKSCSNGKNLLGFLLDSKYDLKEDQIADNIIGVLFAAQDTTATLMTWIVKYLHDHPKLLKAVTDEQVAILKSNNGCENDGLTWAQTRNMDISNKVVLESLRMASIISFTFREAVADVEYKGYLIPKGWKVMPLFRNIHHNPDFFTNPKSFDHSRFENAPKPYTFMPFGAGVHACPGNELAKVEMLIMIHHLVTKFRWEVVGTQSGVQYSPFPIPLQGLPARFWKRESSAT is encoded by the exons ATGGAGAAAGTTAGTACTACTCTTGTATCATTCCTCCTCTTTCTCCTTGATTTGGTTCTTGAAATAATTCTAAtcaagaagaaaagaaaagtagTAGAGCCAACTAATGATCATGTTAAAAGAACATCACTTGATCTACCACCAGGTTCAATGGGTTTACCTTACATAGGTGAAACTCTTCAACTCTACACTCGAGATCCAAATATCTTCTTCGCTTCTAAACAACAAAAGTATGGAGAGATATTCAAAACCCGTATCCTAGGATGTCCTTGCGTTATGTTAGCCAGCCCCGAGTCGTCTCGTTTTGTTTTGGTTACTCAAGCTCACCTCTTTAAACCTACTTATCCTAAAAGTAAGATGAATTTGATTGGACCTTCCGCATTATTCTTTCACCAAGGTGAATATCATCTTCGCCTTCGAAAGCTCATTCAATATTCATTGTCACCTGACACCGTTAGGAATTCGGTTACAAGAATCGCTTCCTTGACCAACTCCGTCTTGGATTCTTGGACCGGCCTTAGTGTTGTAGACACTTTTCAAGAAATGAAAAag CTATCATTTGAAGTGGGCATACTTACTATTTTTGGAGATTTGGCGGATCGATATAGGAATGAACTCAAGAAGAATTATAGCATATTAAACAAAGGCTACAATTCATTTCCTACTAACCTACCAGGGACACCATACCGAAAGGCGCTATCG GCAAGGAAAAGACTAAACAAGATACTAATTGAGATAATTGAGgagagaaaagaaaacaaatcatGTTCAAATGGGAAAAACCTATTAGGTTTCCTACTTGATTCCAAATATGATTTAAAGGAAGATCAAATTGCTGATAACATCATAGGAGTACTCTTTGCAGCTCAAGACACAACTGCAACTCTCATGACATGGATTGTTAAATACCTCCATGATCATCCCAAGCTTCTAAAGGCTGTTACC gaTGAACAAGTGGCAATCTTGAAATCGAATAATGGCTGCGAAAATGATGGATTAACATGGgctcaaacaagaaacatggatATAAGCAACAAGGTTGTATTGGAGAGTTTAAGGATGGCAAGCATCATATCATTTACATTTAGGGAGGCTGTGGCTGATGTAGAATACAAGg GATACCTTATTCCTAAAGGGTGGAAAGTGATGCCTTTATTTAGGAATATTCATCACAATCCCGATTTTTTCACCAACCCTAAAAGCTTTGATCACTCGAGATTTGAG AACGCTCCTAAACCTTACACGTTCATGCCATTTGGCGCTGGCGTGCATGCGTGTCCTGGAAACGAGCTAGCGAAGGTCGAGATGTTGATCATGATTCACCACCTAGTAACCAAATTTAG GTGGGAAGTAGTGGGAACTCAAAGTGGGGTTCAATATAGCCCATTTCCAATCCCTCTTCAAGGCCTTCCAGCCAGATTTTGGAAGAGAGAATCTTCAGCAACTTAA
- the LOC124927566 gene encoding nicotinate phosphoribosyltransferase 2-like — translation MEVQQAHDPKGENRRSVLPGPTNPMVTPLLSDLYQFTMAYAYWKAGKHKDRAVFDLYFRKNPFGGEYTVFAGLEECIRFIANFKFTEEEVAFVRESLPSTCEDGFYDYLRGIDCSDVEVYSVPEGSVVFPKVPLMRVEGAIAVVQLLETPFLNLVNYASLVSTNAARHRFVAGKSKILLEFGLRRAQGPDGALSASKYSYIGGFDATSNVEAGRLFGIPIGGTHSHAFVSSFMSLDEITGRSLQSFDGSCICEDFVGLVQKWLNTLKNSKSLSASFGETNQSELAAFISYALAFPSNFLALVDTYDVIRSGIPNFCAVALALGDLGYEVKGIRLDSGDLAYLSMEARKYFNAIEKEFERATFGKMNITASNDLNEETLDALNKQGHELDAFGIGTYLVTCYAQAALGCVFKLVEINNQPRIKLSEDVTKVSIPCKKRCYRLYGKEGYPLVDIMTGENEPPPKVGERILCRNPFIESKRAFVVPQQVEELLKCYWPGSLGQPREELPTLKEIRGRCIKQLEIMRPDHMRRLNPTPYKVSVSTELYEFIHFLWLSEAPVGELQ, via the exons ATGGAGGTTCAGCAAGCTCATGATCCAAAAGGAGAGAATCGGCGTTCGGTTCTTCCAGGACCTACCAATCCAATGGTGACTCCTCTTCTTTCCGATCTCTACCAGTTCACTATGGCATATGCTTACTGGAAAGCCGGCAAGCATAAGGACAGAGCTGT GTTTGACTTATATTTTCGGAAGAATCCATTTGGCGGTGAATACACAGTTTTTGCTGGTCTAGAAGAGTGTATACGGTTCATTGCTAACTTTAAATTTACGGAGGAGGAGGTTGCTTTTGTTCGTGAGTCTTTGCCAAGCACATGTGAG GATGGATTCTATGATTACCTTAGGGGAATTGATTGTTCAGATGTGGAAGTATATTCTGTGCCGGAGGGCTCGGTTGTTTTCCCAAAGGTGCCTCTCATGAGAGTTGAAGGAGCCATTGCT GTGGTTCAACTACTGGAAACTCCATTTCTGAATCTGGTGAATTATGCATCGCTTGTCTCAACTAATGCTGCGAGACATCGATTTGTTGCTGGGAAATCCAAAATCCTGCTTGAATTTGGATTACGTCGGGCTCAG GGTCCTGATGGGGCATTAAGTGCCTCAAAATATAGCTATATTGGAGGATTTGATGCAACAAG CAATGTTGAGGCTGGAAGGTTATTTGGGATACCTATCGGTGGAACCCATTCCCATGCTTTTGTCAGCTCATTCATG AGTCTTGATGAGATAACGGGGAGATCACTTCAGAGCTTTGATGGTTCCTGCATTTGTGAAGATTTTGTGGGTTTGGTGCAGAAATGGTTAAACACACTAAAG AATTCAAAGTCGCTAAGTGCGAGTTTTGGAGAGACAAACCAGAGTGAATTGGCAGCTTTCATATCATATGCCCTTGCATTTCCCAGCAACTTTCTGGCACTTGTGGATACGTATGAT GTCATAAGAAGTGGAATTCCCAACTTTTGTGCTGTTGCTCTTGCACTTGGTGATTTGGG GTATGAAGTTAAGGGCATTAGATTAGATTCTGGTGACCTGGCTTATTTGTCAATGGAGGCCCGCAAGTACTTCAATGCTATTGAGAAAGAATTTGAAAGGGCAACCTTTGGTAAAATGAATATCACTGCTAGCAATGACCTTAATGAGGAAACTTTAGATGCCCTAAACAAGCAG GGTCATGAACTTGATGCATTTGGGATTGGAACTTACCTCGTAACTTGTTATGCTCAAGCTGCGTTAGGCTGTGTCTTCAAGTTGGTGGAAATAAACAATCAGCCTCGTATCAAGCTTTCTGAAGATGTTACAAAG GTCTCTATTCCATGTAAAAAGAGATGTTACAGATTGTATGGAAAAGAAGGCTACCCTCTTGTAGATATAATGACTGGAGAAAATGAACCACCTCCAAAG GTAGGCGAGAGGATACTATGTCGTAATCCCTTTATCGAATCGAAAAGGGCATTTGTTGTGCCACAGCAGGTTGAGGAACTCCTCAAGTGTTATTGGCCTGGAAGCCTCG GTCAACCGAGAGAAGAATTGCCAACTCTCAAGGAAATTAGGGGTCGATGTATCAAACAGCTAGAAATAATGCGACCCGATCACATGCGAAGATTGAATCCAACGCCCTATAAG GTTAGTGTTAGCACAGAATTATACGAGTTTATTCACTTCTTATGGCTCAGCGAGGCACCTGTTGGTGAGTTGCAGTGA